The following coding sequences lie in one Variovorax terrae genomic window:
- a CDS encoding arginine/lysine/ornithine decarboxylase → MKFRFPIVIIDEDFRSENTSGLGIRALAQAIESEGFEVLGVTSYGDLSQFAQQQSRASAFILSIDDEEFTPGPDLDPAVLNLRSFIEEVRRKNSDVPIYVYGETKTSRHMPNDILRELHGFIHMFEDTPEFVARHIIREAKSYLEGVQPPFFKALLDYAEDGSYSWHCPGHSGGVAFLKSPVGQMFHQFFGENMLRADVCNAVEELGQLLDHTGPVAASERNAARIFNADHCFFVTNGTSTSNKMVWHHTVAPGDVVVVDRNCHKSILHAIIMTGAIPVFMKPTRNHFGIIGPIPQSEFEPAAIRAKIRANPLLQHVNADTVKPRVMTLTQSTYDGVIYNTETIKGMLDGYVDTLHFDEAWLPHAAFHPFYGPYHAMGKRRARPKESLVFATQSTHKLLAGISQASHVLVQDSQNRKLDRHLFNEAYLMHTSTSPQYAIIASCDVAAAMMEPPGGTALVEESILEALDFRRAMRKVEEEFGKDEWWFKVWGPEKLVDEGIGRAEDWIIKGEARTAKWHGFGRLADGFNMLDPIKSTIVTPGLDLNGKFAKEGIPASIVTKFLAEHGVIVEKTGLYSFFIMFTIGITKGRWNTLLTALQQFKDDYDRNQPMWRILPEFCQQHPVYERMGLRDLCQHVHALYARYDIARLTTDMYLSDLTPGMKPSDAFAYIAHRKTERVEIDHLEGRIATSLVTPYPPGIPLLIPGEVFNKKIVDYLKFSREFNAQCPGFETDIHGLVELQDDQGKVRYFADCVAEGPVLSAAPATTGEAVLVQVGNDGPFARTL, encoded by the coding sequence ATGAAATTCCGCTTTCCCATTGTCATCATCGACGAAGACTTCCGTTCCGAGAATACCTCCGGGCTGGGCATCCGCGCGCTGGCGCAGGCCATCGAGAGCGAGGGCTTCGAAGTGCTGGGGGTCACCAGCTACGGTGACCTGAGCCAGTTCGCCCAGCAGCAGTCGCGCGCCAGCGCCTTCATCCTGTCGATCGACGACGAGGAGTTCACGCCGGGCCCGGACCTCGATCCGGCCGTGCTGAACCTGCGCAGCTTCATCGAGGAGGTGCGTCGCAAGAACTCCGACGTGCCGATCTACGTGTATGGCGAGACCAAGACCTCGCGCCACATGCCCAACGACATCCTGCGCGAGCTGCACGGCTTCATCCACATGTTCGAGGACACGCCCGAGTTCGTGGCGCGCCACATCATCCGCGAGGCCAAGAGCTACCTCGAGGGCGTGCAGCCGCCGTTCTTCAAGGCGTTGCTCGACTACGCGGAAGACGGTTCCTACTCCTGGCACTGCCCGGGCCACTCGGGCGGTGTGGCCTTCCTCAAGAGCCCCGTGGGCCAGATGTTCCACCAGTTCTTCGGCGAGAACATGCTGCGCGCCGACGTGTGCAATGCCGTGGAGGAGCTCGGCCAGCTACTGGACCATACCGGCCCGGTGGCCGCCAGCGAGCGCAATGCGGCGCGCATCTTCAATGCCGACCATTGCTTCTTCGTGACCAACGGCACCAGCACCTCCAACAAGATGGTCTGGCACCACACGGTGGCGCCGGGTGACGTGGTGGTGGTGGACCGCAACTGCCACAAGTCGATCCTGCACGCGATCATCATGACCGGGGCGATCCCTGTGTTCATGAAGCCCACGCGCAACCACTTCGGCATCATCGGACCGATCCCGCAGAGCGAGTTCGAGCCGGCGGCCATCCGGGCCAAGATCCGCGCCAACCCGCTGCTCCAGCATGTGAACGCCGACACCGTGAAGCCGCGCGTGATGACGCTCACGCAGTCCACCTACGACGGCGTGATCTACAACACCGAGACCATCAAGGGCATGCTCGACGGCTACGTCGACACGCTGCACTTCGACGAGGCCTGGCTGCCGCACGCCGCCTTCCACCCGTTCTACGGCCCGTACCACGCGATGGGCAAGCGCCGCGCGCGCCCGAAGGAGTCGCTGGTGTTCGCCACGCAATCCACCCACAAGCTGCTGGCCGGCATCAGCCAGGCCAGCCACGTGCTGGTGCAGGATTCGCAGAACCGCAAGCTTGACCGGCACCTGTTCAACGAGGCCTACCTGATGCACACCAGCACCAGCCCGCAGTACGCCATCATCGCGAGCTGCGACGTGGCCGCCGCGATGATGGAGCCGCCCGGCGGCACGGCATTGGTGGAAGAGAGCATCCTGGAGGCGCTCGACTTCCGCCGCGCCATGCGCAAGGTGGAAGAGGAGTTCGGCAAGGACGAATGGTGGTTCAAGGTCTGGGGGCCCGAGAAGCTGGTGGACGAAGGCATCGGCCGCGCCGAGGACTGGATCATCAAGGGCGAGGCCCGCACCGCCAAGTGGCACGGCTTCGGCCGGCTGGCCGATGGCTTCAACATGCTGGACCCGATCAAGTCCACCATCGTCACGCCCGGGCTGGACCTCAACGGCAAGTTCGCCAAGGAGGGCATTCCGGCCAGCATCGTGACCAAGTTCCTGGCCGAGCATGGCGTGATCGTGGAGAAGACCGGCCTCTACAGCTTCTTCATCATGTTCACCATCGGCATCACCAAGGGCCGCTGGAACACCCTGCTCACGGCGCTGCAGCAGTTCAAGGACGACTACGACCGCAACCAGCCGATGTGGCGCATCCTGCCCGAGTTCTGCCAGCAGCACCCGGTGTACGAGCGCATGGGCCTGCGCGACCTGTGCCAGCATGTGCACGCCCTGTACGCGCGCTACGACATCGCGCGGCTGACCACCGACATGTACCTGAGCGACCTCACGCCCGGCATGAAGCCGAGCGATGCCTTTGCCTACATCGCGCACCGCAAGACCGAGCGGGTGGAGATCGACCACCTGGAAGGCCGCATCGCCACCAGCCTGGTGACGCCTTACCCGCCCGGCATTCCGCTGCTGATCCCGGGCGAGGTGTTCAATAAGAAGATCGTCGACTACCTCAAGTTCTCGCGCGAGTTCAACGCCCAGTGCCCGGGCTTCGAGACCGATATCCACGGCCTGGTGGAGTTGCAGGACGACCAGGGCAAGGTGCGCTACTTCGCCGACTGCGTGGCCGAAGGCCCGGTGCTGTCGGCAGCACCGGCGACGACGGGCGAGGCGGTGCTGGTGCAGGTCGGCAACGACGGGCCGTTTGCGCGCACCCTCTGA
- a CDS encoding microcin C ABC transporter permease YejB yields MTAYIARRLLLMVPTLFGVMLMTFLVIQFVPGGPVEQMVAQIKGRDSMREAGGSGSGYRGAQGVDAKRLEEIKALYGFDKPAHERFWQMIGQLARFDLGKSFFYPKDVWQLVKEKLPVSVSLGLWTFFLSYLISVPLGIAKAVRAGTRFDTLTSLVVLVGYAIPGFVLGVALLVIFGGQLQWFPLRGLTSPNWDQLGWGARIVDYLWHITLPVTASVLGAFAVTTMLTKNAFLEEIRKQYVLTARAKGLSERKVLWKHVFRNALIPLVTGFPAAFIGAFFAGSLLIETLFSLDGLGLLSYESVMRRDYPVVLGTLYLFTLIGLVTKLLSDLCYVWVDPRVKFD; encoded by the coding sequence ATGACCGCCTACATCGCGCGCCGCCTGCTGCTGATGGTGCCCACGCTGTTCGGCGTGATGCTGATGACTTTCCTGGTGATCCAGTTCGTGCCGGGCGGGCCGGTCGAGCAGATGGTGGCTCAGATCAAGGGCCGCGACAGCATGCGCGAGGCCGGCGGCTCGGGCTCGGGCTACCGCGGCGCCCAGGGCGTGGATGCCAAGCGGCTCGAGGAGATCAAGGCGCTGTATGGCTTCGATAAGCCGGCCCACGAGCGCTTCTGGCAGATGATCGGGCAACTGGCGCGCTTCGACCTGGGCAAGAGCTTCTTCTACCCCAAGGACGTCTGGCAACTGGTGAAGGAGAAGCTGCCGGTCTCCGTCAGCCTCGGGCTCTGGACCTTCTTCCTGAGCTACCTGATCTCGGTGCCGCTGGGCATCGCCAAGGCGGTGCGCGCCGGCACGCGCTTCGACACGCTGACCAGCCTGGTCGTGCTGGTGGGCTATGCGATCCCGGGCTTCGTGCTCGGCGTGGCGCTGCTGGTGATCTTCGGCGGGCAGCTCCAGTGGTTTCCGCTGCGCGGGCTGACCTCCCCCAACTGGGACCAGCTCGGCTGGGGCGCGCGGATCGTGGACTACCTCTGGCACATCACGCTGCCGGTCACGGCCAGCGTGCTCGGCGCCTTCGCGGTGACCACCATGCTGACCAAGAATGCTTTTCTTGAGGAGATCCGCAAGCAGTACGTGCTGACGGCGCGCGCCAAGGGTCTGAGCGAGCGCAAGGTGCTCTGGAAGCATGTGTTCCGCAACGCGCTGATCCCGCTGGTGACGGGGTTCCCGGCGGCCTTCATCGGCGCCTTCTTCGCCGGCTCGCTGCTGATCGAGACGCTGTTCTCGCTCGACGGCCTGGGCCTGCTGTCCTACGAGTCGGTGATGCGGCGCGACTACCCCGTGGTGCTGGGCACGCTGTACCTGTTCACGCTGATCGGGCTGGTGACCAAGCTCCTGAGCGACCTCTGTTATGTCTGGGTGGATCCGCGTGTTAAGTTTGACTAG
- a CDS encoding NfeD family protein — protein sequence MTDSTLWWLLTGGAIVVELLTGTFYLLMLAIGLACAALAAHAGASQVVQVLVAAVIGGGAVAIWHYKRTKQPPGPPVGANRDVNLDVGETVFVEAWHADGTATVKYRGASWTVVPRTGSTPSTGQHRVAEVVGNRLVVDKI from the coding sequence ATGACGGATTCAACCCTCTGGTGGCTGTTGACCGGCGGCGCCATCGTCGTCGAGCTGCTCACCGGGACGTTCTATCTCCTCATGCTGGCCATCGGGCTGGCCTGCGCCGCGCTGGCCGCCCACGCAGGCGCGAGCCAGGTGGTGCAGGTGCTGGTGGCGGCCGTGATCGGCGGTGGCGCCGTGGCGATCTGGCATTACAAGCGCACGAAGCAGCCGCCGGGCCCGCCGGTGGGTGCCAACCGCGACGTCAACCTCGATGTCGGAGAAACGGTCTTCGTGGAGGCCTGGCACGCGGACGGCACCGCCACCGTCAAGTACCGCGGCGCGAGCTGGACCGTGGTGCCGCGCACCGGCAGCACGCCATCGACCGGACAGCACCGCGTTGCGGAAGTCGTTGGCAACCGCCTGGTCGTCGACAAGATTTGA
- a CDS encoding ABC transporter ATP-binding protein — protein sequence MSAAMPWTAPAPGGAPAPLLEVRDLRIAFGGKEVVHGVSFTIQPGEKLALVGESGSGKTVTALSLLRLAQNAHLSGSARFFGPESASDGLDLLSIQEQKLRGIRGRDIAMIFQEPMTALNPLLSVGEQIAEVLQLKQGLGGREAAEAAVQLLADTGIPEPQRRAGALPHQLSGGQRQRAMIAMALACRPRLLLADEPTTALDVTLRAQILDLLDNLQRRHGMAVLMITHDLNLVRRFADRVAVMENGHLVESGPVAAVLANPQHPYTRKLLDSRPQRDVSDSPPDPAADTVMQAQGLRVSYPVSRPGLRGWFGKGEFVAVEGADFSIAAGRTLGVVGESGSGKSTLALAALGLLPHGGALEVVGRAWGAGRRQGAHNQAIRRLVQVVFQDPYSSLSPRMTVEEIVGEGLLVHEPGLPPAERRQRVAEALADVGLAEASFPGLPQRYPHEFSGGQRQRLAIARALIVRPRLLVLDEPTSALDVTIQKQVLTLLQRLQRERGLSYLLITHDVDVIRAMAHEVFVMKDGRIVESGPVHRVLDAPQHEYTRTLVTAAA from the coding sequence ATGAGTGCCGCCATGCCATGGACGGCGCCGGCACCGGGCGGTGCCCCCGCGCCGCTGCTGGAGGTGCGTGACCTGCGCATCGCCTTCGGCGGCAAGGAGGTCGTGCACGGGGTGAGCTTCACGATCCAGCCGGGCGAGAAGCTCGCGCTGGTCGGCGAGTCGGGCTCGGGCAAGACCGTCACGGCGCTGAGCCTGCTGCGGCTGGCCCAGAATGCCCATTTGTCCGGTTCTGCACGCTTTTTTGGCCCGGAGTCCGCGTCGGACGGTCTTGACCTGCTATCAATCCAGGAGCAAAAGCTGCGCGGCATCCGGGGCCGCGACATCGCCATGATCTTCCAGGAGCCGATGACGGCGCTCAACCCGCTGCTGAGCGTGGGCGAGCAGATCGCCGAAGTGCTGCAGCTCAAGCAGGGCTTGGGCGGGCGCGAGGCCGCCGAGGCCGCCGTGCAGTTGCTGGCCGACACCGGCATCCCCGAGCCGCAGCGCCGCGCCGGCGCGCTGCCGCACCAGCTTTCCGGCGGCCAGCGCCAGCGCGCCATGATCGCCATGGCGCTGGCCTGCCGCCCCAGGCTGCTGCTGGCTGACGAGCCCACGACCGCGCTGGACGTGACGCTGCGCGCGCAGATCCTGGACTTGCTGGACAACCTGCAGCGCCGCCATGGCATGGCCGTGCTGATGATCACGCACGACCTGAACCTGGTGCGCCGCTTCGCCGACCGCGTGGCGGTGATGGAAAACGGCCACCTCGTGGAAAGCGGCCCGGTGGCCGCGGTGCTGGCCAACCCGCAGCACCCCTACACCCGCAAGCTGCTCGACAGCCGCCCGCAGCGGGATGTGTCCGACAGCCCGCCCGATCCCGCCGCCGACACCGTGATGCAGGCCCAGGGGCTGCGCGTGAGTTACCCGGTAAGCCGGCCCGGCCTGCGCGGCTGGTTTGGCAAGGGCGAGTTCGTGGCGGTCGAGGGGGCGGATTTCAGCATCGCGGCGGGGCGCACGCTGGGCGTGGTGGGCGAGTCGGGCTCGGGCAAGTCCACCCTGGCCCTGGCGGCCCTGGGCCTGCTGCCGCACGGCGGGGCGCTGGAGGTGGTCGGCCGGGCCTGGGGCGCCGGGCGCAGGCAGGGCGCGCACAACCAGGCCATCCGGCGGCTGGTCCAGGTGGTGTTCCAGGACCCGTATTCCTCGCTGTCGCCGCGCATGACGGTGGAGGAAATCGTGGGCGAGGGCCTGCTGGTGCATGAGCCCGGCCTGCCGCCGGCCGAGCGGCGCCAGCGGGTGGCCGAGGCGCTGGCCGACGTCGGGCTGGCCGAGGCCTCGTTTCCCGGCCTGCCGCAGCGCTACCCGCACGAATTCTCCGGCGGCCAGCGCCAGCGGCTGGCGATCGCCCGGGCGCTGATCGTCCGGCCCCGCCTGCTGGTGCTGGACGAGCCCACCAGCGCGCTGGACGTGACCATCCAGAAGCAGGTGCTGACGCTGCTGCAGCGCCTGCAGCGCGAGCGGGGCCTGAGCTACCTGCTGATCACCCATGACGTGGACGTGATCCGGGCCATGGCGCACGAGGTGTTCGTCATGAAGGACGGCCGCATCGTCGAATCCGGCCCGGTGCACCGGGTGCTTGACGCGCCGCAGCATGAATACACCCGGACCCTGGTGACGGCAGCAGCCTAA
- a CDS encoding SPFH domain-containing protein → MEIALVIFVIAVIFISRSIKVVPQQNAWVVERLGKYHAALAPGLNFLMPFVDRVAYKHSLKEIPLDVPSQVCITRDNTQLQVDGILYFQVTDPMRASYGSSNYIMAVTQLAQTSLRSVIGKLELDKTFEERDIINAQVVAAIDEAALNWGVKVLRYEIKDLTPPKEILHAMQQQITAEREKRALIAASEGRRQEQINIATGEREAFIARSEGEKQAAINNAQGEAGAITAVAEATAQAIERIAAAIRQPGGEQAVQLKVAEKAVEAYSKVANDSTTTLIVPSNMTEVSTLISSAMKMLQTSKTSA, encoded by the coding sequence ATGGAAATCGCCCTCGTCATCTTCGTCATTGCCGTCATCTTCATCTCACGCTCGATCAAGGTCGTGCCTCAGCAGAATGCCTGGGTGGTCGAGCGGCTGGGCAAGTACCACGCCGCGCTGGCGCCCGGCCTGAACTTCCTGATGCCCTTCGTCGACCGGGTGGCCTACAAGCACTCGCTCAAGGAAATTCCGCTCGACGTGCCCAGCCAGGTCTGCATCACGCGCGACAACACGCAACTGCAGGTCGACGGCATCCTGTACTTCCAGGTGACCGACCCGATGCGCGCGAGCTACGGCTCGTCCAACTACATCATGGCCGTCACCCAGCTGGCGCAGACCTCGCTGCGCAGCGTGATCGGCAAGCTCGAACTCGACAAGACCTTCGAGGAACGCGACATCATCAACGCCCAGGTGGTGGCCGCCATCGACGAGGCCGCGCTCAACTGGGGCGTGAAGGTGCTGCGCTACGAAATCAAGGACCTGACGCCGCCGAAGGAAATCCTGCACGCCATGCAGCAGCAGATCACGGCCGAGCGCGAGAAGCGCGCCCTGATCGCCGCCTCCGAGGGGCGCCGCCAGGAACAGATCAACATCGCCACTGGCGAGCGCGAAGCCTTCATCGCACGCTCCGAGGGCGAGAAACAGGCCGCCATCAACAATGCCCAGGGCGAGGCCGGCGCCATCACGGCGGTGGCCGAGGCCACGGCGCAGGCCATCGAGCGCATCGCGGCCGCCATCCGGCAACCCGGCGGCGAGCAGGCCGTGCAGTTGAAGGTCGCCGAAAAGGCTGTGGAGGCCTACAGCAAGGTGGCCAACGACTCCACCACTACACTGATTGTGCCCAGCAACATGACGGAGGTGTCCACGTTGATTTCCTCGGCCATGAAAATGCTGCAAACCAGCAAGACATCGGCCTGA
- a CDS encoding ABC transporter permease, with amino-acid sequence MSAISLSPSRRAWLRFRRNRLGFWSLVIFCLLVLLSLGAELVSNDKPLLARYEGRWYAPIVHNVPETVFGGDFQTPTDYLDPFIQRQFAKPGNFMLFPPNHYHYSTLNYFAKQPNPSGPTAENWLGTDDRGRDMVAQLLYGFRVSVLFALALTAIGVALGIVAGAVQGFFGGKTDLIMQRFIEIWGSMPELYLLVIFSAVFEPSVLLLVVLLSLFGWMGLGDYVRAEFLRNRQLDYVRAARALGVGNGRLIWRHLLPNSMTPVVTFLPFRMSAAILALTSLDFLGLGVPPGTPSLGELLSQGKANIDAWWISLSTFAVLVVTLLLLTFMGDALRDALDPRKADQ; translated from the coding sequence ATGAGCGCCATTTCCCTGTCTCCCTCGCGGCGCGCCTGGCTGCGCTTTCGGCGCAACCGGCTGGGCTTCTGGAGCCTGGTGATCTTCTGCCTGCTGGTGCTGCTGAGCCTGGGGGCGGAGCTGGTGTCCAACGACAAGCCGCTGCTGGCGCGCTACGAAGGCCGGTGGTACGCACCCATCGTCCACAACGTGCCCGAGACCGTGTTTGGCGGCGACTTCCAGACGCCCACCGACTACCTCGACCCGTTCATCCAGCGCCAGTTCGCCAAGCCCGGCAACTTCATGCTGTTTCCTCCCAACCACTACCACTACAGCACGCTGAACTACTTCGCCAAGCAGCCCAATCCCTCGGGCCCCACCGCCGAGAACTGGCTCGGCACCGACGACCGCGGCCGCGACATGGTGGCCCAGCTGCTGTATGGCTTTCGGGTCTCGGTGCTGTTCGCGCTGGCGCTCACCGCCATCGGCGTGGCGCTGGGCATCGTGGCGGGGGCGGTGCAGGGCTTCTTCGGCGGCAAGACCGACCTGATCATGCAGCGCTTCATCGAGATCTGGGGCTCCATGCCGGAGCTGTACCTGCTGGTCATCTTCTCGGCCGTGTTCGAGCCCAGCGTGCTGCTGCTGGTCGTGCTGCTCAGCCTGTTCGGCTGGATGGGGCTGGGCGACTACGTGCGCGCCGAGTTCCTGCGCAACCGCCAGCTCGACTACGTGCGCGCCGCGCGCGCCCTGGGTGTGGGCAACGGGCGCCTGATCTGGCGCCACCTCCTGCCCAACAGCATGACGCCGGTGGTGACCTTCCTGCCGTTTCGCATGAGCGCCGCCATCCTGGCGCTGACGTCGCTGGATTTCCTGGGCCTGGGCGTGCCGCCGGGCACGCCGTCGCTGGGCGAGCTGCTGAGCCAGGGCAAGGCCAACATCGACGCCTGGTGGATCTCGCTGTCCACCTTCGCCGTGCTGGTGGTTACGCTGCTGCTGCTGACCTTCATGGGCGATGCGCTGCGCGATGCGCTCGACCCCCGGAAGGCGGACCAATGA
- the fabI gene encoding enoyl-ACP reductase FabI produces the protein MGFLAGKKLLITGVLSNRSIAYGIAKACHEQGAELAFSYVGERFKDRITEFAADFGSKLVFDCDVGDDAQIAKLFADLSQAWPRFDGFVHSIGYAPREAIAGDFLEGLSREGFKIAHDISAYSFPAMAKAALPYLNDKSALLTLTYLGAVRTVPNYNTMGLAKASLEASVRYLAESLGRTPDGRGMRVNGISAGPIKTLAASGIKGFGKILSVVAEASPIRRNVTIEDVGNVAAFLMSDLAGGVSAEITYVDGGFSHVVGGIAEPAAQH, from the coding sequence ATGGGTTTTCTCGCTGGCAAAAAATTGCTGATCACGGGTGTTTTGTCCAACCGCTCCATCGCCTATGGCATCGCCAAGGCCTGCCACGAACAAGGCGCGGAGCTGGCTTTCAGCTACGTCGGCGAGCGCTTCAAGGACCGCATCACCGAATTCGCGGCCGACTTCGGCTCCAAGCTGGTGTTCGACTGCGATGTGGGCGACGATGCCCAGATCGCCAAGCTGTTTGCCGACCTGTCGCAGGCCTGGCCCCGCTTCGACGGCTTCGTGCACAGCATCGGCTATGCGCCGCGCGAGGCGATCGCCGGCGACTTCCTCGAAGGCCTGAGCCGCGAAGGCTTCAAGATCGCGCATGACATCAGCGCCTACAGCTTCCCGGCCATGGCCAAGGCCGCTCTGCCCTATCTCAACGACAAATCAGCCCTGCTCACGCTGACCTACCTGGGCGCCGTGCGCACCGTGCCCAACTACAACACCATGGGCCTGGCCAAGGCCTCGCTCGAAGCCTCGGTGCGCTATCTGGCCGAGTCGCTGGGCCGGACCCCGGACGGGCGAGGCATGCGTGTGAACGGCATCAGCGCCGGCCCGATCAAGACGCTGGCGGCCAGTGGCATCAAGGGCTTCGGCAAGATCCTCTCGGTGGTGGCCGAGGCCTCGCCGATCCGCCGCAACGTGACGATCGAGGACGTGGGCAACGTGGCCGCGTTCCTGATGTCCGACCTGGCAGGAGGCGTGTCGGCCGAGATCACCTATGTGGATGGCGGCTTCAGCCATGTGGTGGGCGGCATCGCCGAGCCCGCCGCCCAGCATTGA
- a CDS encoding topoisomerase DNA-binding C4 zinc finger domain-containing protein, whose product MLVSPVSPAELCPLCSQGFVVPKHSRYGPFYSCSAFPRCTYKRGSGQRRTRS is encoded by the coding sequence GTGCTGGTATCGCCCGTTTCCCCAGCGGAGCTTTGCCCGTTATGCAGCCAGGGGTTTGTGGTGCCTAAGCACAGCAGATATGGGCCGTTCTATTCATGCAGTGCGTTTCCCCGATGCACCTACAAGCGCGGCTCTGGTCAACGCCGAACTCGAAGCTGA
- a CDS encoding extracellular solute-binding protein, translated as MRCLLAFLMCAAGAATSGAAWSAYAYEPYGELKYPAGFTHFSYVNPDAPKGGSMVLVPPWRVQTFDKFNPFTLKGTAAPGLAELMFESLLTGAADDATGGYGLLAEDVAVAPDRMSVTFRLNPAARFHNGDPVLAADVKYSFDTLISKQAAPQYRSIFEDVKAATVLGPREVRFDFAKLNLELPMVVGSMPVFSRQWGMSQGVRKPFDQIVTDTPIGSGPYRIDRSDFGRDITYRRDPNYWARQLNVRVGQFNFETITYRMYKDSTASREGLKAGEFDFFQESVSRDWARAYTGKVFERGEVVKREFPHQNVPDFQAYVFNLREPKFQDVRVRKAIALAMDFEWMNRQLFYNSYTRARGYFGGQTTPDGFGVQGLPGPDELALLEPLRAQLPPEVFGPAPEPPRTDTPEGLRGNLREAQALLKAAGWTYRDGALRNAKGEPFTMEFIDSQGPSILRLLAPYMKALEKLGIKLTYRPVDFALLLQRLQTFRFDFGSMRIPGSSSPSATALQEMFSSKAADTEGSSNQWGLKSPAVDALIAKVAQAQTRQQLRTAIRALDRVLLNGWYSVPMWYSGVFRVAYRPAKFELPPVVPPYYQPELWALSTWWGSKPNLAAVPAPNPTGAKP; from the coding sequence ATGCGATGTTTGCTGGCTTTCCTGATGTGCGCCGCGGGCGCGGCGACGAGCGGCGCGGCCTGGTCCGCGTATGCCTATGAGCCCTATGGCGAGCTGAAGTACCCGGCCGGCTTCACCCATTTCTCCTACGTCAACCCGGACGCGCCCAAGGGCGGCAGCATGGTGCTGGTGCCGCCGTGGCGGGTGCAGACCTTCGATAAGTTCAACCCGTTCACGCTCAAGGGCACGGCCGCGCCGGGGCTGGCCGAGCTGATGTTCGAGTCGCTGCTGACCGGCGCCGCCGACGATGCGACCGGCGGCTACGGCCTGCTGGCCGAGGATGTGGCGGTGGCGCCCGACAGGATGTCGGTGACGTTCCGCCTCAACCCGGCGGCGCGCTTTCACAATGGCGACCCGGTGCTCGCCGCCGACGTGAAGTATTCGTTCGACACGCTGATCAGCAAGCAGGCGGCGCCGCAGTACCGCAGCATCTTCGAGGACGTGAAGGCCGCCACCGTGCTTGGCCCGCGCGAGGTGCGCTTCGATTTCGCCAAGCTCAACCTGGAGCTGCCCATGGTGGTGGGCAGCATGCCGGTGTTCTCGCGCCAGTGGGGCATGAGCCAGGGCGTGCGCAAGCCGTTCGACCAGATCGTGACGGACACGCCCATCGGCAGCGGCCCGTACCGGATCGACCGCAGCGACTTTGGCCGCGACATCACCTACCGGCGCGACCCCAACTACTGGGCCCGCCAACTCAATGTGCGCGTCGGCCAGTTCAACTTCGAGACCATCACCTACAGGATGTACAAGGACTCGACCGCCAGCCGCGAAGGGTTGAAGGCCGGCGAGTTCGATTTCTTCCAGGAGTCGGTCTCGCGCGACTGGGCGCGCGCCTACACGGGCAAGGTGTTCGAGCGCGGCGAGGTGGTCAAGCGCGAGTTTCCGCACCAGAACGTGCCGGATTTCCAGGCCTACGTCTTCAATCTGCGGGAGCCCAAGTTCCAGGACGTGCGGGTGCGCAAGGCCATTGCCCTGGCGATGGACTTCGAGTGGATGAACCGCCAGCTCTTCTACAACTCGTACACCCGGGCCCGCGGCTATTTCGGTGGCCAGACCACGCCCGACGGCTTTGGCGTGCAGGGCCTGCCCGGCCCGGACGAGCTGGCCCTGCTGGAGCCCCTGCGCGCCCAGCTGCCGCCCGAGGTGTTCGGCCCCGCGCCGGAGCCACCGCGCACCGACACGCCCGAAGGCCTGCGCGGCAACCTGCGCGAGGCGCAGGCCCTGCTCAAGGCCGCGGGCTGGACCTACCGCGACGGTGCCCTGCGCAACGCCAAGGGCGAGCCCTTCACCATGGAATTCATCGACAGCCAGGGGCCGAGCATCCTGCGTTTGCTGGCACCCTACATGAAGGCGCTCGAGAAGCTGGGCATCAAGCTGACCTACCGGCCGGTCGACTTCGCGCTCCTGCTGCAGCGCCTGCAGACCTTCCGGTTCGACTTTGGCAGCATGCGCATTCCCGGCTCGTCAAGCCCGAGCGCCACCGCGTTGCAGGAGATGTTCAGCAGCAAGGCGGCCGACACCGAGGGCTCGAGCAACCAGTGGGGCCTGAAGAGCCCGGCCGTCGATGCGCTGATCGCCAAGGTGGCGCAGGCCCAGACCCGCCAGCAGCTGCGCACCGCCATCCGGGCGCTCGACCGGGTGCTGCTGAACGGCTGGTACAGCGTGCCGATGTGGTATTCGGGCGTGTTCCGCGTGGCCTACCGCCCGGCCAAGTTCGAGCTGCCCCCGGTCGTGCCGCCGTACTACCAGCCCGAGCTCTGGGCGCTCAGTACCTGGTGGGGCTCGAAGCCAAACCTGGCGGCGGTGCCCGCCCCCAACCCGACGGGAGCCAAGCCATGA